A single Hemitrygon akajei chromosome 29, sHemAka1.3, whole genome shotgun sequence DNA region contains:
- the LOC140718578 gene encoding uncharacterized protein produces the protein MDNFGYSFHQCDNDWPLFDSVPEECGGIQQPSLVTSEDTDLSDDADKVLPSRHKRSRRFNFRKYHHSPSRSMPDGWGTISKEVGWPVLQGKTSSPSVSCSPSESKWQWDPYEDVWSGSEEELELEMVNQFLMARSQVMSNENLSVSPQVFLISGEQVHSSQIQCPTVSSAQSLPHSQVSSSRFHIPVQQSHVTEATTTLGLDDFDNEFYLHHLKTARDKPLGTGLEQTQESPEDEEALQKFQEDTQIQSQPCKDSQHTAASTEGHCQSTLGEDSIAQTFVTISNNRQFLRTKETSIVTESMPESLSAGVKCKTDYSITVPEIYEYFYTDPDDERDQNNLSLPVPSKHEDQDSQRRKAVKLLTAIKTIVWKYLQTTKQMHSALVPVRMSNRSKGAKDKTSSDLGALVRYSPRDRSHTMMESIVQRARRGLCQSCTQNDLCLFCFACASWAMRCAASQSDMWKAALLVNVSAISAVRYFRRHVQIEDPTSLVLQDTQERSFR, from the exons ATGGATAATTTTGGATACAGCTTCCACCAATGCGACAATGACTGGCCATTATTCGATAGCGTGCCTGAGGAGTGCGGGGGCATCCAGCAACCTTCCCTGGTCACCTCCGAAGACACTGATCTCAGCGACGATGCTGACAAGGTCTTGCCCTCCCGCCACAAGCGCAGCAGGAGGTTTAATTTCCGCAAATATCATCACAGCCCCAGCAGAAGCATGCCAGATGGGTGGGGAACAATATCCAAGGAAGTGGGGTGGCCGGTGCTTCAAGGCAAAACGTCAAGCCCTTCGGTAAGCTGCTCCCCTTCAGAAAGTAAGTGGCAGTGGGATCCTTATGAAGATGTTTGGTCCGGCAGCGAAGAAGAATTGGAACTAGAAATGGTAAATCAGTTCCTCATGGCCAGAAGTCAAGTAATGTCAAATGAAAATTTATCAGTGAGTCCCCAAGTATTCCTAATTTCCGGTGAGCAAGTCCATTCTTCTCAAATCCAGTGTCCTACAGTTTCTTCTGCACAATCCCTGCCCCATTCCCAAGTATCCAGTTCAAGGTTCCATATTCCGGTTCAGCAATCCCATGTTACAGAAGCCACCaccacactgggactggatgatTTTGACAACGAATTCTATTTGCACCATTTAAAGACTGCCAGGGACAAGCCCTTAGGTACTGGATTAGAGCAAACTCAGGAATCCCCAGAAGATGAGGAGGCCCTCCAGAAGTTTCAGGAAGATACACAGATACAAAGCCAGCCCTGTAAGGACAGCCAGCACACAGCTGCTAGTACTGAAGGTCATTGTCAAAGTACGCTTGGggaggattcaattgcacagaCCTTTGTCACCATATCAAACAACAGACAGTTTTTAAGGACCAAGGAAACATCAATAGTCACAGAATCAATGCCTGAAAGTCTATCTGCAGGAGTCAAGTGCAAGACTGATTATTCCATCACAGTTCCTGAAATCTATGAGTATTTTTACACAGATCCTGATGATGAAAGGGATcaaaacaatctctccctgccCGTGCCTTCCAAGCATGAAGATCAAGACAGCCAGCGGCGCAAGGCAGTGAAGTTATTGACAGCAATTAAGACCATTGTATGGAAATATTTACAGACCACAAAACAAATGCATTCAGCATTAGTGCCTGTCAGGATGTCAAACCGATCTAAGGGAGCAAAGGACAAGACTTCTTCTGACCTTGGGGCGTTGGTGAGGTACTCGCCACGTGACAGAAGCCACACAATGATGGAAAGCATTGTGCAGAGAG CAAGGCGAGGTCTATGTCAGTCCTGCACTCAGAATGACCTGTGTTTATTCTGCTTTGCCTGCGCATCCTGGGCCATGAGGTGTGCTGCCTCACAGTCGGACATGTGGAAAGCCG CTTTGCTGGTGAATGTCAGTGCCATTTCTGCAGTGAGATACTTCAGGAGACATGTACAAATAGAAGATCCCACATCCTTGGTTCTCCAGGACACTCAGGAGAGATCATTCAGATGA